The genomic window TTTCTTCAACCAAATACCGCTAGCGTGCGCTATCGGTTTCACGGAGCTATTTGTCCGTATGTGCATTTCTCATAGGACGAACGACTGCGCGAACGGACGTAGGGACAGCTTGTCATGCCCAAACAGGTAATGATTGTAGAAGATAACGAGCTTAACATGAAGCTCTTTCGCGACCTGATCGAGGCGTCCGGTTATACCACGATTCAGACGAGGAACGGCATGGAGGCGCTCGATCTGGCGCGCAAACATCGCCCCGACCTCATCCTCATGGATATCCAGCTTCCCGAGGTCTCCGGCCTCGAAGTCACCAAATGGCTGAAGGAAGACGACGAACTGCACGTGATTCCCGTCATCGCCGTCACCGCCTTCGCGATGAAGGGCGATGAGGAGCGGATTCGCCAGGGCGGCTGTGAGGCCTACGTTTCCAAGCCGATCTCGGTTCCGAAATTCATCGAGACGATCAAGACTTATCTGGGCGATGCCTGAGGCATCGGAAAGACGCTAATGACTGCGCGAATACTGGTGGTTGACGATATTCCTGCGAACGTAAAGCTGCTCGAAGCGCGGCTGCTTGCAGAGTATTTCGACGTGATGACCGCAGCCGACGGCTACGAGGCTCTGGCAATCTGCGAGCGCCACCAGGTCGATCTCATCCTGCTCGACATCATGATGCCGGGGATAGACGGTTTCGAGGTCTGCGAGCGGCTGAAGGCCAGCCAGAAGACCGCACATATTCCCGTCGTCATGGTCACTGCGCTCGACCAGCCGGCCGATCGCGTGCGCGGCCTGAAGGCCGGCGCCGACGATTTCCTGACCAAGCCGGTCAATGACCTGCAGCTGATCTCGCGGGTGAAAAGCCTGCTGCGGCTGAAGACGCTGAGCGATGAGCTGCGTATCCGCGCCGACACCGCTCATACGATGGGCATGGACGATATCATGCGCGCGGGCGAGGGGCGCGCCGACGAGACCGGCCAAGTCCTGCTCGTCGACGGCCGCGCCAATTCCCAGGAGCGCATCATCAAGGCGCTGAAGCCCATCGCCGACGTGCTTGCTCTTTCCGATCCGCAGGCCGCCCTCTTCGAGGCCGCGGAGAGCCCGTTCGACCTTGTCATCGTCAACGCCAACTTCGACGATTACGATCCGCTTCGCCTGTGCTCGCAACTGCGCTCGCTGGAACGGACGCGTTTCCTGCCGATCCTGATCATCACCGAGCAGGGCTCCGACGAGATGGTCGTCCGCGCGCTCGATCTCGGCGTCAA from Rhizobium sp. Pop5 includes these protein-coding regions:
- a CDS encoding response regulator — translated: MPKQVMIVEDNELNMKLFRDLIEASGYTTIQTRNGMEALDLARKHRPDLILMDIQLPEVSGLEVTKWLKEDDELHVIPVIAVTAFAMKGDEERIRQGGCEAYVSKPISVPKFIETIKTYLGDA
- a CDS encoding PleD family two-component system response regulator, translated to MTARILVVDDIPANVKLLEARLLAEYFDVMTAADGYEALAICERHQVDLILLDIMMPGIDGFEVCERLKASQKTAHIPVVMVTALDQPADRVRGLKAGADDFLTKPVNDLQLISRVKSLLRLKTLSDELRIRADTAHTMGMDDIMRAGEGRADETGQVLLVDGRANSQERIIKALKPIADVLALSDPQAALFEAAESPFDLVIVNANFDDYDPLRLCSQLRSLERTRFLPILIITEQGSDEMVVRALDLGVNDYIVRPVDPNELVARSLTQIRRKRYNDRLRNSVKQTIELAVTDPLTGLYNRRYLDNHLNVLFNRSMARGRPLSVLITDIDRFKQVNDTYGHDGGDEVLREFANRVRSTIRGADLACRYGGEEFVVVMPDTSPEVAASVAERLRAAVESTSFALKHSGHALNVTASFGIASRIASVLTPDQLMKQADLALYEAKNTGRNRVVAAAA